The genomic stretch CTGGGGATGTTGCGAGCGGAGGCGAGCCGCGTGCTGTTTTGTGACGCTGACCTCGCGACCCCGCAAGAGGAAACGGAGAAGCTTTGGAAGGCCCTCGACGAGGGGTTCGATGTGGCGATCGGCAGTCGCCCGTTGAAGGATTCTAACCTGGAGATTCGGCAGCCGCTGTATCGGGAAGTGCTGGGTCGGGCGTTCAATCGGGCGGTGCAGACGCTGGCGACGAAGGGCATCGACGACACGCAGTGTGGGTTCAAAATGTTTACGCAGAAGGCGGCACGGGACATTTTTTCACGGTGCTCGCTGGATGGGTTCAGCTTCGATTTTGAGGCGCTGATGATCGCGCGGGACTTGGATTATAAGATCGCCGAGGTGCCGATTCGATGGAGTCACCAGGAGGGATCGAAAGTGGTGATCTGGCGCGATGGTCCGCGCATGTT from Armatimonadota bacterium encodes the following:
- a CDS encoding glycosyltransferase gives rise to the protein MNTVDLEVVIPAYNEAERIGRTLERIREYYSEQSYSWRCTVVSDGSKDDTAKIVNEFCAQNPQFQFLDYAQNRGKGYAVRLGMLRAEASRVLFCDADLATPQEETEKLWKALDEGFDVAIGSRPLKDSNLEIRQPLYREVLGRAFNRAVQTLATKGIDDTQCGFKMFTQKAARDIFSRCSLDGFSFDFEALMIARDLDYKIAEVPIRWSHQEGSKVVIWRDGPRMLRDLVKLRMRGKKARMKLKAPAVHS